GAGGTAGCGACGTCTTCGGCTTGGTCTGAATACAGCGTAAATGATTTATCCATCGTACTACTGACCAAAAATATACAGCTACACAGGTTAACGTCCGCCAATCTGTTCCTGCACTCACAAGTGAACCAACCGTGATGAAACAATCTACGGTAAGCGCCGGGAGACTAATCGTTATAGCATGTGGATGGGATTTACGCTATCATTCTCTGCGTTATTGCAGCGCAGTGTTGTTTGTCGTAAAGACATGACAGCTAGCCTGACCAATAAGAAAAAACAGTTTCATGTTTCATACATACTGAAATGCTACTACTTAAAAACAATTATCTGTTATTCATATCCCCCCGAATACCAGCTATAGAGTTTTGTCCTCTGTAGAGGACATTATGTTTTAGCAATTTCTCTACGTTACATGTCAATTTGACGTTACATGTCACAGTTTTAAaagtctggatgtcctgtacagagcacattcagggcttttcagagatactaaatgattggatgtttcaccaTGACCACTCCTTCTCCTTGGCCTTTAAAATGGGTGATAATATTTTAGTGATCAAGTGAAACACCCTTattgaaatatgataatatttagtaattatcatttaaatataatttaaatatatttaaatattcctattaaatattagatattattatgaaaatactgCTAATTATTACTTCCATTATTGCACTTGTTCATTCTATGTTGCCACAAAACACATTAGTATGCAAATTAGATAcagtttatagatacattgtatataagAGAAAAACTCGTTTATagccattttacacacattttgcataaagaaaaatgtgtgtgtgcgtgtgcgtttaaataaatatctttattatTGAGAAACATCTTTTGCTTTTCatgtctttttataaaataataataataataataaactctaTTTTGAGTCCTGATGCTCTCCACAGAGTCCTTTTTTCCCCTTGTAATTTGGAGGATAAGAGACAAATACCCGTCTTTTTCCGGCTAGGGCTCAAATAGTATTTTAAAGCCACTTTAAAATTTCAGGACGTTGTGTTATTGTAgcctatacatttttatattaaaatgtacagtattttaaatgtattaatgaaaataattggTATCCCATATTCGAATAAAATTCCCCACCAATTCATATAAAACgtgaaagaaattcataattcAGAAACGGTGATAATGCAGTACTCAGCGATAGGCTGATCCACAACAGCGGTGAGAAATGTAACAGTTGGCACGTGACAACCCTGTACACTACTTCCGTAGCTATCTGAATATGCATTTTCtcgaatattaaaatggatacgGAACATTTTCTCCCCATTAAGAAACCATACTATAAGCAAATCTGTATAATATAATGGTTACCCTTTATAATTGCAAATTTCAGTGTTGTGACTTTCAAGAATGCTTCTGTGTTCATGTCACCAGAATCATTGCGAGGTGACTTAACAAGTTTAAAATATTTCAGAAGCTGTTTTATAACACCAATcagcatttatatttgtttttatagcaACCATTTACATTGAGTCACCATATATACAGGTCACCGTAATAACTAATCAGAACGAACATTGATTACATCATATAGACAATCTTTAttcataaaactttattttttcatcttAGAATCAACACACACTAAccaaataacattaaaaacacttagTAACAAATTCGATTTTATTTCATcgtacaaaaaaaatcaagttaatCTATACAtaatctatatatacatatataaaaacctataaaacactttttttttaattgtctttcACAGTAATACTTTCATCGATTTTGGGACAAGGCGTTTCATAGAAAATTATGACTGTCTTGACATCCCTATATATTTTAGTTAGatgttaaaaaaatctatataattgaATCTATCAGCCTTTAGTCCAtcagattaataaattattgaataaatatgGCTGCTGTCAGAAGGGTGTCCATGGTTTTACACCTGGCTGGCAACCTCAGAGTCATCCTCATACAACCTGTCTGGAGTCCTCAGAATGACCCGTTTCTGGGATACCTGGAGGAGCACAACAAGAAGAAAAGCGGTCATTCCATAGGAAAATTAGTTTGCACTGGTTTCTAGTAACCCTTGACTGTTGATGAAATGAAACTCAGGAGTGACTGCACAATCTGCAGATCTCTGGTGTTGTCTGAAGGTGTCATAAATCTGGACTGGGTTACACAACAGCTGGGTCTTAAATCATGGAGCTCACAGTGTATTCTTACAACCAGAAAGGCCATTATGCAATGGATTAGATTGTATGAGCAGAATATTATCCCATTTTGTCCCaataatttctaaactacagaTTAACAGTACAGGAGACAAGTGTCTTGCTAAAAGTTTCCCAGATAATAAGATAATTGAGTTGTAGTCTTTAAGACGAGTCCAGCTGCCTCTGTATTTGAAACACACGTCTCTGGAAATCATTGCATGAAATGATAAAGGACATATAATCCCACATATAATCTAAATATCTTCAAAGGGACGATCCGAGACCAAATGACTAAATTAACCAAACAAATGCATCTGAAAGTTTGTGGTTTTCAATTCCTGTGGtttctgtaaaatgtaaaaatgagtgAATATGTGTCATTGCACAACCCAAGTTCCTGATTTTACTTGTATCCTGAAGGCATTCGTAGCTCAACCTAAATTTATTCAGCAGGGAATTTTCAATAATTTGTTATGTGTCTTGTTGGTACATGTATACTGCTTTCTTCGGTGTCTGATTGcacatttttgactgtagcataaATCACCTGACTCTCACGCAAATAACACTGTCTGACACCCACATTGTGTTTTGAGAAACAGTTTCTGTATGGGAATGATCAAATCAGTAGTTCTCAAATGATGTGTCGCAACTCAAAATAAATGTTCTGATTGGGCCATAGACATCAGTGGGGGGAACAAACATTCGTGTCTGAATATGCCTACTTCCAAACTAGATGGAGGTGAAAAACAGTACATGAACAGAGtagtatgtctgaattcacaGAATTCGAAAAATACAGATGACCTACTACTTCTTATTACTATTCAGTCTGTTAACATTTTTCCATATTGTTATGCTTACACATAAAATACAAGTTCTTTTTTATGTCATTGTTTAATTGTGTATAACAAACAATTCTAGGTCCCAAAGAAAAACTACTGACATAGTCTGCTGAATATAATCTTCAGTCTCTATGACTTTCGATGGTAATAGAATGACTTTCAATGGAATACGACTAGTATTCCAATTAGTAATGGATCAAGTGAAAAGCATTAGGTCTTTGGGAATTATGCTTCTGACATCTTAACAAAGGACTTGATGAGTGACACCACAGCGTATGCTCAGGTTTACTGATGTATTATTGCCACCTAATGTATGATCAAATTCAATGACAAACAAtaggaaaaagaaaaagttaaCAAATACACCAATCGGTTTCAGCTGGGAATATGCCAGCTATCAAAATGTTGCTTGAGGAGATACTGAAGTTGGAGTAAAAAGTGCATTGGCCAAACAAAGTATCTGGCATTCTCTAGAGAAAATAAAGGAGCTAATGGGCCGGGCCGCTATCACCATTTCCTTCTATCCAATCAAGCTTTTGTCCCTGAGAAATGCAGTGCTCATATCAAGTTCACACAGTGTAGCCACTGAAAGCTTGAATGGAAATAAACAGCAGAACAGCCTTGACTGCATGTTTTCCCACTAGACTGTTGTGTTAATGGGAAAGTTCAGGAGCGCCAGGAATGGGGAAAAGCTTTGTGTGAATGAAAACCTGTGTGTGACAATACAAATGAACTCAAAGTAAGCAAATTATCCATCAAATGAAGTATTTGTGGCATTTGGAGCGGAGTATGTGAGTAGACTGGAGTATGTAATTACACACCACTCCACAGTTGTAATTGCACCCAGTTACCGATCTACACTTTCTTTTAAAACATGTCtttttatattatgatatatGAGGTCAAATCATGTTTGCACAGTTTCTGTACTGTTGTAAGGGTGATGTTATAATTCAGGGGTCTCCATCCCTGCTCCTGGAGATCTACCGTCCTGCAGATTTCAGCactaaccccaatcaaacacacatgaaccagctaatcaagatgTTCAGGGATAtttgataattacagacaggaGTGTTGGAGCTGAAGAAGGacggtagctctccaggagcagggttggaattCCCTGATATAATTGTTGTAAATTATCTAAAGTTCCCACGCCACaacttcagtgttttttttttcttcatttgtttgtGGTTATTAGATAAAATGTTCATGAATTTACATAGATTTAATTCACAAACAGCAATTTCTAACAATTAAGTATATTTTGGCATAATTAGCATAATAAGAACACATATTCACTTTAGAAATGTCCATGACTGTCTTTAAAGGCTCGGACACACCAAGCCAATACTATGAACTCCAATGACACTTCCAGGAAAGCACTATTTTAAAATTCCCTGATATTTCCAGTTTATCCATGACTGTGGGAAACCTGAAAGACTACACATCTGAGAGGAGAAAGTGACATGCTACCCATCATTAGGTTTCATTTCCTTATACTGTATGACAGAGCATCTCTTAATTGTCTTTACatttctgtaattaaaaaaaatatgtatcattTTTTTCCAATGTAAATCTTTAGTCATTCATACTCTatcattaattttcatttaacttttttttattttttttatcatgtttccAACTAAATTTCACAGATTCCATCTTTATTATTTTTGACTGGTAATAAATAGCCTGTCACCGCTGTAAACCTAAGATTAATTTTTTGTTGACATGCAACtgctttatttattaatgtatgaaATGCTCAAAATGGAGCGGTAACATTCTTTAAATGTGTGAGAACGCAGACACTCCTCATACTCACAtatgctaccattcaaaagttaatattttatttcagcaaggatgcattaaattggtccgaagtgacagtaaagacatttataaagtcaCAAAGGATTTGTATTTCAAAgagaactttctattaatcaaagaattctgaaaaaatggtatcatggtttccacaaaaatattaagcagcacaacaataattttcaacactgacaataagaaatgcttcttgagcaccaaatcggcatattatAATGGTTTCCGTAGGATCATGTGATTCAGTGACACTGAAGTGCCATCAATAAATTAGCATTTCTTTATTGTAatcatatttaacaatattattatttatttgtatttttgatcaagtaaatgtagACTTGTTGAAcattagagacttctttaaaaacattttaaaactcttACAGTCCCCTAAACTTTTGCACTGATTTACAGCATTGTGTTCTAATGTCTCTGGGCAAACATGAACAACAAAATGACAATTATGATTTGTTTGTGGTTTGCTATTGTGCCATTCCCTAAACTTATTCCAATCAAAAGCTCTTTTATCTGAACACCACACCTAGAGCCAGCAGTGATCTCACTATGACGCAGCAAGAACACCAAGCGATACTTTCCCTGTTCCCAAGGCAGGCCTGGGCACTGCTTAACTGATCTGCCTTCCCTGGAAATTCCTCACCCAACAGACTGATATTTGACAGAATGGTGATAGAGCTCTATTCTATTTCGAGAGCCAAGATACTTGCATATTTGGAGCCTTTCCTTTCTCTTTGCAGGTCAATACATTTCCCGCACATTTATTCTGAGTGACTGAGAGGAACAACTATTTACCTGCTGTTCCTGGTAATGTTGGTGCTGGGAATACGAAAGTGGGGACTCTTGCCCAGGCGCATTTCGGATGCGGAATGTGCCCTGCCTGTTTCGGTCCAGTGAGTGCGGTCGGAGTTGGTTGCGCTGGTGCCATGATTTGAGTTCCTCTGACACCACCTGCCGTGGCAGTCCTCTGCTAGGATGGTGAGGACACTCTCTCAGAGAAGGAGCCCGTGACAGTTTCACATGGGCGGGTATCATCCTGCAACTTCGCTGCTGGGAAGGCATAGCCTCGCTATAGTAGTACTCATAGTGACCATTAGAAGAATAAACAGGCATAGGGGCCTGGTGGCTTATGTACGACCTTCCACTGTCCCTTTCCAAGGGGTGACCCCATCCATCCTCCACGTACCCCCTGGAAAAACTTGGTGAGGACTGGTACTGAGGGTTCTTGTAGAAGTGGTTAGGGGAGCATCTTTGTGGTACATGGCTGTCATTAAGACTGGCGTATTGGTGTCCGTACTGGGCTTGGTAGGGCCATGGAAGTTCCCCAGGGTGCTCCTGACAGGGCGAGCTGGAGTAGGACTGTACAGAGTGCTCTGAGTTGCTGTCCTCAGAACTAGAGTAGTACAAAGGGTGTCCTACATTTAGACTTAAAGGAGAGTATTCTGATGGTGTCACTGCAAACTCTGTCAGTCGTCTCCTGGGGCCCCTTGAGCGCCCACGTTCCCGCTCAGGAGCATAAGGGTTGGATTCAGTGTTGGGAACTCTGTTATAATGAGAAATGAATCGATTTGTCAAGATTTGAGATGGCCATAATatccataaaacataaaacaatatcaCAGTGACAGAAAAGacttttaaaatatgattaactacaataaatgtttttttttttttaattaatcaaagaaCCGTCAAAACTAAATGTCTCTGGGtttccaaaaaaattttttttaaaaaaaaataagaaacacaaaatttttcaacatttatgataataataaatgttttttgaacacctaatcagaatgatttttgaaggatcatctgacactgaagactgaagtaatggctgataaaaattcagctttgacatcaaagGAAGTAACATTATAAGATGTTaaaacaaaggtttttttttattttaattttttttattttaattttttaattgtaataatattgcacaatattacagtttttattctatttttatcatGACAATGCATcatattatatatgaaaaatatatgggttataattattcaaaatattttcaccttttttaatttaatttaacgcAGCCTCAATGCATTGAACATAAGAGACTGCTTTTAAAAataggaagaagaaaaaacataccGTCCGCAAACTTCAGAATGGTATTGTATATACAAGGTTTGTGAGTAAACGGAGATCAAACCTAAGGGTATGTCTCCTGCGCAGGTGCATCTCTGGAGTGGTGGGTGCGCTGCAggactgtgtgtgtttcagggcagCATGGGTGGGTATTTGCAGTGGTATCCCGGCATCCGCAAGACAAACCTCCAGAGGAGGCAACGTGGGTGTAACAGCAGGACTACTgtgcaatgaaaaacaaaaacacttcctTTTACAATTATGAAGACAAAACCAAAACAGTACAGCTGCAGTTTTATGACGTGCTCCACTGACAACAATACATGTGTTCCATAAATCAGCTTTGAGATGTTTGGCTTCATAGGCATTACAGAAGAGGGGGTGTGGTCATACCCATCCTTAACAATTACTAAACAATGACTTAATGACCAGATGAGTCAAAACTGCTTTTCAAAGGTCACGGATGACATGCTTTTGACATTTAACACCTGCTTGGCACAgtacaaaaaaatttaaagaaaaaaaagaaaagatgtaTGTACCTGGATTTGATGCTACtagatcttttctttttctgatagGGCTGGTCCAAACTACTCTCCATCCAGGGAGAGTTTTGAATGGGGGCAGGGTCATGCTCTGAGATAGGACTCTGGCATGTGTGCAAGTCCTCCAGGGATTGTTGGGGGGTTCGATGGACAATGGCCTCCAGGGGCCGATAGGAGGGGGCTACAGGTGTATGAGGAGGGGCATTAGAGTTGGTTAGAGGTGAAGGGGGAAGGTCTACAGCAGGAGCAGGAGGCTCGGAGGAAAGCTGGGAAGACAATTCCTCTGAAACACGGAgagattattta
The genomic region above belongs to Carassius gibelio isolate Cgi1373 ecotype wild population from Czech Republic chromosome A11, carGib1.2-hapl.c, whole genome shotgun sequence and contains:
- the LOC128022331 gene encoding innate immunity activator protein isoform X1, whose amino-acid sequence is MEGKEEISDTDSGVILHSGPDSPATVMKDVNTHTRVMKLKQQALEDRLKMCLLELKKLCIREAELTGHLSSDYPLSPAEKPPQIRRRIGASFKLDEPSILHKTEDSELSSVEADLALQQQIYVAAQRLCQEEHLSKAVKRSRLQQYKREERKLKDLQEAVFRLRLEHSRSSPHPGMITQRGCTSDDSSLSDSAILDEEELSSQLSSEPPAPAVDLPPSPLTNSNAPPHTPVAPSYRPLEAIVHRTPQQSLEDLHTCQSPISEHDPAPIQNSPWMESSLDQPYQKKKRSSSIKSSSPAVTPTLPPLEVCLADAGIPLQIPTHAALKHTQSCSAPTTPEMHLRRRHTLRVPNTESNPYAPERERGRSRGPRRRLTEFAVTPSEYSPLSLNVGHPLYYSSSEDSNSEHSVQSYSSSPCQEHPGELPWPYQAQYGHQYASLNDSHVPQRCSPNHFYKNPQYQSSPSFSRGYVEDGWGHPLERDSGRSYISHQAPMPVYSSNGHYEYYYSEAMPSQQRSCRMIPAHVKLSRAPSLRECPHHPSRGLPRQVVSEELKSWHQRNQLRPHSLDRNRQGTFRIRNAPGQESPLSYSQHQHYQEQQVSQKRVILRTPDRLYEDDSEVASQV
- the LOC128022331 gene encoding innate immunity activator protein isoform X2; protein product: MEGKEEISDTDSGVILHSGPDSPATVMKDVNTHTRVMKLKQQALEDRLKMCLLELKKLCIREAELTGHLSSDYPLSPAEKPPQIRRRIGASFKLDEPSILHKTEDSELSSVEADLALQQQIYVAAQRLCQEEHLSKAVKRSRLQQYKREERKLKDLQEAVFRLRLEHSRSSPHPGMITQRGCTSDDSSLSDSAILDEEELSSQLSSEPPAPAVDLPPSPLTNSNAPPHTPVAPSYRPLEAIVHRTPQQSLEDLHTCQSPISEHDPAPIQNSPWMESSLDQPYQKKKRSSSIKSSPAVTPTLPPLEVCLADAGIPLQIPTHAALKHTQSCSAPTTPEMHLRRRHTLRVPNTESNPYAPERERGRSRGPRRRLTEFAVTPSEYSPLSLNVGHPLYYSSSEDSNSEHSVQSYSSSPCQEHPGELPWPYQAQYGHQYASLNDSHVPQRCSPNHFYKNPQYQSSPSFSRGYVEDGWGHPLERDSGRSYISHQAPMPVYSSNGHYEYYYSEAMPSQQRSCRMIPAHVKLSRAPSLRECPHHPSRGLPRQVVSEELKSWHQRNQLRPHSLDRNRQGTFRIRNAPGQESPLSYSQHQHYQEQQVSQKRVILRTPDRLYEDDSEVASQV
- the LOC128022331 gene encoding innate immunity activator protein isoform X3 — encoded protein: MEGKEEISDTDSGVILHSGPDSPATVMKDVNTHTRVMKLKQQALEDRLKMCLLELKKLCIREAELTGHLSSDYPLSPAEKPPQIRRRIGASFKLDEPSILHKTEDSELSSVEADLALQQQIYVAAQRLCQEEHLSKAVKRSRLQQYKREERKLKDLQEAVFRLRLEHSRSSPHPGTSDDSSLSDSAILDEEELSSQLSSEPPAPAVDLPPSPLTNSNAPPHTPVAPSYRPLEAIVHRTPQQSLEDLHTCQSPISEHDPAPIQNSPWMESSLDQPYQKKKRSSSIKSSSPAVTPTLPPLEVCLADAGIPLQIPTHAALKHTQSCSAPTTPEMHLRRRHTLRVPNTESNPYAPERERGRSRGPRRRLTEFAVTPSEYSPLSLNVGHPLYYSSSEDSNSEHSVQSYSSSPCQEHPGELPWPYQAQYGHQYASLNDSHVPQRCSPNHFYKNPQYQSSPSFSRGYVEDGWGHPLERDSGRSYISHQAPMPVYSSNGHYEYYYSEAMPSQQRSCRMIPAHVKLSRAPSLRECPHHPSRGLPRQVVSEELKSWHQRNQLRPHSLDRNRQGTFRIRNAPGQESPLSYSQHQHYQEQQVSQKRVILRTPDRLYEDDSEVASQV